A single region of the Gammaproteobacteria bacterium genome encodes:
- the pal gene encoding peptidoglycan-associated lipoprotein Pal: MGRMVNGEFIPNPDYQAFNPLDQTIIYFDFDQSSIKPEFRDVLAAHAANLAANPGLSLRLEGHADERGSREYNIGLGERRAQAVKRALMLNGVSAASLKTVSFGEEKPMVQGTGEASWSQNRRVELVYR; the protein is encoded by the coding sequence ATGGGTCGTATGGTTAATGGAGAGTTTATTCCTAATCCAGATTACCAGGCATTTAATCCTTTAGATCAAACCATTATTTATTTTGATTTTGACCAAAGTAGTATTAAGCCTGAGTTCCGTGATGTACTCGCGGCACATGCGGCCAACCTCGCGGCCAACCCGGGTTTGAGTCTGCGTCTTGAAGGTCATGCCGATGAGCGTGGTTCGCGTGAATACAATATCGGACTGGGTGAAAGACGTGCTCAAGCCGTCAAACGTGCGTTAATGCTTAATGGCGTGAGTGCTGCCAGTTTGAAAACGGTGAGCTTTGGTGAAGAGAAGCCGATGGTTCAAGGCACTGGTGAAGCGTCCTGGAGCCAAAACAGACGCGTCGAATTGGTGTATCGTTGA
- the tolB gene encoding Tol-Pal system beta propeller repeat protein TolB, producing the protein MQKAQQILTKIVFLICALAIAGLNINAAKLTIKIDDYVDDATPIAVTPFSYQGINPNPFDFAELISSDLGSTGEFIPMQRKDMVVDAEQSALFNYADWKLLGADVVITGQVVETTAGSYTITMSAFDTIRTKPILAYEIPANSRNLRPTAHHLSDVLYEKLTGVKGIFSTRIAYINVTGAWNNKSYELIVADVDGENQAVVARSRAPLMSPAWSPDARQLAYVSFENGHSEIYVQNLSTGKRNLISSRPGINSAPAYSPDGKYMAMTLSQGSGNLDIYIMEIASGKLKRLTESRAIDTEANWSDDGESLYFTSDRAGQPQIYRISKNGGKTTRVSFVGNYNARPRVSADTKHLAVVHADGGAYQIGLVNRSNGQIFTLTDGTLDEAPSVSPNGRVVIYATQRNGQGVLATVSADGRSKPAYLAAIGDVREPAWSPFR; encoded by the coding sequence ATGCAAAAAGCCCAACAGATCCTTACCAAAATCGTTTTTCTCATCTGTGCGCTCGCAATTGCCGGGTTGAATATTAACGCCGCAAAATTAACTATTAAAATTGATGATTATGTGGATGACGCCACACCCATCGCGGTTACGCCATTTTCCTATCAAGGAATTAATCCCAATCCGTTTGATTTCGCCGAGCTTATTTCTTCAGATCTCGGCAGCACCGGTGAGTTCATTCCGATGCAACGCAAAGACATGGTGGTTGATGCCGAGCAGAGTGCTCTGTTCAATTACGCCGATTGGAAATTACTCGGCGCGGATGTAGTCATTACCGGACAGGTCGTCGAGACCACGGCGGGAAGTTACACTATAACCATGAGTGCTTTCGATACCATTCGGACTAAACCGATCCTGGCTTATGAAATTCCCGCCAATTCACGAAACTTGCGACCAACTGCGCATCACCTCAGTGATGTCCTGTATGAGAAGTTGACTGGAGTTAAAGGTATTTTTTCCACGCGTATTGCTTACATCAATGTGACTGGCGCATGGAATAACAAATCCTACGAACTTATTGTGGCCGATGTGGATGGTGAGAATCAGGCGGTCGTAGCACGCTCACGCGCACCCCTTATGTCACCGGCCTGGTCGCCGGATGCCAGGCAGTTGGCCTATGTGTCATTTGAGAATGGTCATTCAGAAATTTATGTACAAAACCTTTCCACCGGTAAACGCAATTTGATCTCAAGCCGTCCCGGGATTAATTCCGCACCGGCGTACTCACCCGATGGCAAATACATGGCCATGACCTTGTCTCAAGGCAGTGGCAATCTGGATATTTATATAATGGAAATCGCATCCGGCAAATTAAAGCGTTTGACCGAGTCGCGGGCGATTGATACCGAGGCCAACTGGAGTGATGACGGTGAGTCGCTTTACTTCACATCAGACCGGGCCGGGCAACCGCAGATCTACCGCATTTCGAAAAACGGAGGCAAAACCACTAGAGTGAGTTTTGTTGGAAACTACAACGCCCGACCCCGGGTTTCAGCCGATACCAAACATTTGGCGGTGGTACATGCCGATGGCGGCGCCTATCAGATCGGACTTGTAAACCGTAGCAATGGACAAATATTCACTCTGACCGATGGTACTTTGGATGAGGCGCCCAGTGTGTCACCCAATGGGCGAGTGGTGATCTATGCCACGCAACGTAATGGCCAGGGGGTTTTGGCAACTGTGAGTGCCGACGGGCGTTCCAAGCCCGCCTATCTGGCTGCCATCGGAGATGTCCGGGAACCTGCCTGGTCGCCATTTCGGTAG